Proteins from one Rosa chinensis cultivar Old Blush chromosome 7, RchiOBHm-V2, whole genome shotgun sequence genomic window:
- the LOC112179291 gene encoding uncharacterized protein LOC112179291, with protein sequence MVNSSLDNNALGDSVVNSPISHKQSTLRMKKVALRDVQNDNRIYMPNHPENSCNLGRQVGDLIKVTGTKIVTPERPRSSPCHQFSNISGLCEQALGKRRIQDVTDQSADCLNSKRHLQKQAGVTDDRTKKQENESPCAPSFAPNFLTSPISFSPGKPPVPLFLGKSSNASPGARSRHLKFTPDRMVSNLVDPKRNNDENRTERFLCLQNLLKLIDESNQGEYIQMLRCLSSSELNRHAVELEKRSMLLSVEEAKEIQRMKALNILVKSPMTSNSPLTVEQVQSKK encoded by the exons ATGGTGAACTCTAGCCTCGACAACAATGCACTGGGTGACAGTGTGGTTAATTCACCTATCTCTCATAAACAATCAACATTAAGAATGAAAAAGGTGGCATTGCGAGATGTGCAGAATGATAATAGGATCTATATGCCTAATCATCCTGAAAATTCTTGTAATCTAGGACGGCAAGTTGGGGATCTTATTAAGGTTACTGGAACTAAGATAGTCACCCCTGAGCGTCCTCGGAGCTCCCCTTGCCACCAGTTCTCGAACATCAGTGGTTTATGTGAGCAAGCACTAGGCAAGAGAAGAATTCAAGACGTGACAGACCAAAGTGCTGATTGTCTCAATTCCAAACGACATTTACAGAAGCAGGCAGGTGTAACTGATGACAGAACCAAGAAGCAGGAGAATGAGAGTCCTTGTGCACCTTCATTTGCACCAAACTTTTTGACTTCTCCCATTTCCTTTTCACCTGGTAAACCACCAGTTCCACTTTTTCTTGGGAAGTCTAGTAATGCGTCGCCAGGTGCTCGTTCCAGGCACCTTAAATTTACTCCTGATCGTATGGTTTCTAACTTGGTTGATCCTAAGAGGAACAATGATGAGAACAGGACAGAGCGGTTTCTATGTCTGCAGAATCTCTTGAAGCTCATTGATGAGTCTAATCAGGGTGAATATATCCAGA TGCTTCGTTGTTTATCATCATCTGAGCTTAACAGACATGCTGTTGAGCTAGAGAAACGATCAATGCTGCTATCAGTCGAGGAAG CAAAAGAGATCCAAAGGATGAAGGCTCTAAATATTTTGGTCAAGTCCCCAATGACAAGCAATTCCCCATTGACAGTTGAGCAAGTTCAATCCAAGAAGTGA
- the LOC112176552 gene encoding catalase isozyme 1, whose translation MDPYKFRPSSAFDSPFWTTNSGAPVWNNNSSLTVGQRGPILLEDYHLVEKLANFDRERIPERVVHARGASAKGFFEVTHDISHLTCADFLRAPGVQTPVIVRFSTVIHERGSPETLRDPRGFAVKFYTREGNFDLVGNNFPVFFVRDGMKFPDMVHALKPNPKSHIQENWRILDFFSHHPESLHMFTFLFDDLGVPQDYRHMEGSGVNTYTLISKTGKAHYVKFHWKPTCGVKCLLDEEAIKVGGSNHSHATQDLYDSIAAGNYPEWKLYIQTIDPDHEDKFDFDPLDVTKTWPEDILPLQPVGRLVLNRNIDNFFAENEQLAFCPAIIVPGVYYSDDKLLQTRIFSYSDTQRHRLGPNYLQLPVNAPKNAHHNNHHEGLMNFMHRDEEVNYFPSRFDPVRHAESHPIPSAVITGRREKSIIEKENNFKQPGERYRSFAPDRQERYIRRWVDALSDPRCTHEIRSIWISYWSQADKSLGQKLASHLNVRPSF comes from the exons ATGGATCCTTACAAG TTCCGCCCTTCAAGTGCTTTCGATTCCCCGTTTTGGACCACCAACTCCGGTGCGCCAGTGTGGAACAACAACTCTTCTTTAACTGTTGGACAGAGAG GTCCAATTCTCCTCGAGGACTATCATTTGGTTGAGAAACTCGCCAATTTTGATAGGGAGCGAATCCCAGAGCGTGTTGTCCATGCTAGGGGAGCCAGTGCAAAGGGATTTTTTGAGGTCACCCATGATATTTCTCATCTTACATGTGCTGACTTCCTCCGAGCCCCTGGAGTTCAGACACCTGTCATTGTGCGTTTCTCAACTGTTATCCACGAGCGTGGCAGCCCTGAAACCCTGAGGGATCCTCGTGGTTTTGCAGTGAAGTTTTACACCAGAGAG GGCAATTTTGACTTGGTGGGAAACAATTTCCCTGTCTTTTTCGTCCGTGATGGAATGAAATTCCCGGACATGGTCCATGCTCTCAAGCCTAACCCGAAGTCTCACATCCAAGAGAATTGGAGGATTCTTGACTTCTTTTCCCACCATCCAGAAAGCCTGCACATGTTCACCTTCCTATTTGATGACCTGGGAGTTCCACAAGATTACAGGCATATGGAAGGCTCTGGTGTTAATACATACACTCTTATCAGTAAAACTGGGAAGGCACACTACGTGAAATTTCACTGGAAACCCACGTGTGGAGTCAAGTGTTTATTGGATGAAGAGGCTATTAAGGTTGGAGGATCTAATCACAGCCATGCTACCCAAGATCTCTATGACTCGATTGCAGCTGGGAATTACCCTGAGTGGAAACTTTACATTCAGACAATTGATCCTGATCATGAGGACAAATTTGACTTTGATCCACTTGATGTGACCAAGACTTGGCCCGAGGATATTCTGCCCCTGCAGCCAGTTGGCCGTTTGGTTCTGAATAGAAACATCGACAACTTCTTTGCAGAGAATGAACAACTTGCATTCTGCCCTGCCATTATTGTCCCTGGTGTCTATTATTCAGATGACAAGTTGCTCCAAACTCGTATCTTCTCATATTCTGACACCCAGAGGCACCGTCTTGGCCCAAACTATCTGCAGCTCCCAGTTAATGCTCCCAAGAATGctcaccacaacaatcaccatgaggGATTGATGAATTTCATGCACAGGGATGAGGAG GTTAATTACTTCCCATCAAGGTTTGATCCTGTTCGTCATGCTGAGAGCCACCCCATTCCTTCTGCTGTCATTACCGGAAGGCGTGAGAAG AGCATCATTGAGAAGGAGAACAACTTCAAGCAACCTGGAGAGAGATACAGATCTTTTGCACCAGACAG GCAAGAACGATATATCCGCAGGTGGGTGGACGCCCTATCTGACCCACGTTGCACCCATGAGATTCGCAGCATTTGGATCTCATACTGGTCTCAG GCTGATAAATCTCTGGGTCAGAAACTCGCATCTCATCTCAATGTGAGGCCAAGCTTTTGA
- the LOC112176615 gene encoding protein NLP5 isoform X1 — MEDGVSSPATMLGAPTDSAMDLDFMDELFLDGCWLETIDGAGFPNQSPLSSGAILDSSFFWPTLGTNGNFSTNPFQTSNQEETHTPLFNELQEEAPANMQSPSQNMTDVVRYSGQSGNHIIEGHDFSRGIWIGPIENQVSAPSVMERLKRALVYMKDVMRDKNVLVQVWLPVNRGGRRVLTTNDLLSSLDSSCPRLAKYHDISVNYQFSTGEDSKEFVKGLPGRVFSGKVPEWTPDVRLFRSDEYPRVDDAQRYDVRGTLALPIFEQGSRTCLGVIEVVMTTQKMQYQPELESVCKALEAVDLQSSKNLNTHNLKQASDKPYKAALPEIREVLRSACETHNLPLAQTWVLCIQQGKDGCRHSDDNYVHCVSTVDDACHVTYPYIKGFHEACSEHHLLKGQGIVGRAFMTNQPCFSNDITSLAKTEYPLSHHARMFGLHAAVAIRLRSIHTGSTDFVLEFFLPVDCRDPEQHKKMLTSLSFIIQNICRSLRVVTDKELKEETDLPVSEVIVPSDPRPSGISSFAEVQQTDNDVSIFPKEKARKMPSAKSSKLRPQDLNKKEGVDCVGEFSTFGEGSFSSVGASKTGEKRRTKAEKAITLEVLRKYFSGSLKDAAKSLGVCSTTLKRICRQHGIKRWPSRKIKKVGHSLEKLQRVIDSVQGASSAFQINSFYTSYPELASPNLSGTSPFSTSKLIDRPRPSDVPPEGGVLSPQATASKSPSSSCSQCSSSSQCCSSKTEQHLPTWSIADNDDPIAGDNRVLKRVRSEAELNDLRQGGVDELMQRSQSHKYLSEQQNLQSFRPPLKYDGQIAEERDARRVKVAYGDEKTRFRIQNNWRYEDLGQEIAKRFGIEDMSRFDMKYLDDDSEWILLTCDADLDECLDVCRSSRCSTIKLSLQLSRRHLERFSGSSGPS; from the exons ATGGAAGATGGTGTTTCATCACCAGCTACCATGCTGGGAGCTCCAACTGATTCCGCAATGGATTTAGACTTCATGGATGAATTGTTCTTAGATGGATGCTGGTTGGAAACAATAGATGGAGCTGGATTTCCTAATCAGAGTCCCCTCAGTTCTGGTGCCATTTTGGACTCCTCGTTTTTCTGGCCTACTTTGGGGACCAATGGAAATTTCAGCACGAACCCATTTCAGACCAGTAATCAAGAAGAGACACATACACCACTGTTCAATGAACTCCAGGAAGAAGCTCCAGCCAACATGCAGTCTCCTAGCCAGAATATGACAGATGTTGTCAGGTACTCTGGTCAATCAGGAAATCATATTATTGAAGGTCATGATTTCAGTAGAGGTATCTGGATTGGTCCCATAGAGAATCAAGTTTCTGCACCGTCTGTGATGGAGAGATTAAAGAGGGCACTTGTGTACATGAAAGATGTCATGAGAGACAAAAATGTTCTTGTACAGGTATGGCTGCCTGTAAATAGAGGGGGTAGACGTGTTTTAACAACTAATGATCTACTTTCCTCACTTGATTCTAGCTGTCCAAGGCTTGCCAAGTATCACGACATCTCTGTGAATTATCAGTTCTCAACTGGAGAAGATTCTAAGGAGTTTGTCAAGGGGTTGCCTGGTCGTGTTTTTTCAGGTAAGGTTCCTGAGTGGACTCCTGATGTTCGATTATTTAGAAGTGACGAGTACCCACGGGTTGATGATGCTCAACGGTATGATGTACGAGGAACTCTTGCCCTTCCGATCTTTGAACAAGGTAGTAGAACTTGCTTGGGTGTAATTGAGGTTGTTATGACCACCCAGAAGATGCAGTATCAACCTGAGCTTGAAAGTGTTTGCAAGGCACTCGAG GCTGTTGATCTTCAGAGTTCAAAAAATTTGAATACTCATAATTTAAAG CAGGCGAGTGACAAGCCCTACAAAGCTGCATTACCTGAGATCCGAGAGGTCTTGAGATCTGCATGTGAGACGCACAACTTGCCCTTGGCACAAACTTGGGTGTTATGCATCCAACAAGGCAAAGATGGATGCCGACATTCTGATGACAACTACGTTCACTGTGTTTCAACCGTGGATGATGCTTGCCATGTGACTTATCCTTATATCAAGGGTTTTCATGAAGCTTGCTCTGAGCATCACTTGTTAAAAGGCCAAGGCATCGTTGGGAGAGCTTTTATGACTAATCAACCATGCTTCTCAAATGATATAACTTCCTTAGCCAAAACAGAGTATCCTTTATCTCACCATGCCAGGATGTTTGGATTGCATGCCGCGGTTGCAATACGTCTACGGAGCATCCACACTGGTTCAACTGATTTTGTCCTGGAGTTCTTCTTGCCAGTGGATTGCAGGGATCCTGAACAACACAAGAAGATGCTAACTTCACTGTCTTTCATCATACAAAATATCTGCCGGAGCTTACGGGTTGTCACAGACAAGGAATTAAAGGAAGAAACAGATTTGCCAGTCAGTGAAGTGATAGTCCCTTCAGATCCCAGGCCTAGTGGTATTTCCTCTTTTGCAGAGGTGCAACAGACTGATAATGATGTCTCAATATTCCCAAAGGAAAAGGCAAGGAAGATGCCGAGTGCGAAATCCTCAAAGTTGAGGCCACAAGACTTGAACAAAAAAGAAGGTGTTGACTGTGTTGGAGAGTTTTCTACATTCGGTGAGGGTAGCTTCTCAAGTGTTGGTGCGAGTAAGACCGGAGAGAAAAGGCGTACCAAGGCGGAGAAAGCTATCACCTTGGAAGTTCTTCGAAAATATTTTTCTGGCAGCCTGAAAGATGCTGCAAAGAGTCTTGGAG TTTGCTCCACAACCTTGAAAAGGATATGCCGACAACATGGGATTAAACGTTGGCCATCTCGAAAAATCAAGAAGGTTGGTCACTCCTTAGAGAAACTCCAACGTGTAATTGATTCAGTCCAAGGTGCGTCCAGTGCTTTCCAAATCAATTCTTTCTATACAAGCTATCCAGAGTTAGCCTCTCCAAATTTGTCTGGGACCAGCCCattttcaacttcaaagctgattGATCGGCCAAGGCCATCAGACGTGCCACCTGAAGGTGGTGTTTTGAGTCCCCAAGCTACTGCATCAAAATCTCCGTCGTCCTCATGTAGTCAGTGTTCCAGTTCAAGCCAGTGCTGTTCCAGCAAGACAGAGCAGCATCTTCCCACATGGAGCATCGCAGATAATGACGATCCAATTGCTGGAGATAATAGAGTGCTGAAGAGGGTCAGAAGTGAAGCAGAGTTGAATGACCTTCGTCAAGGTGGAGTGGATGAGCTAATGCAAAGATCCCAGAGCCATAAATATCTCAGTGAGCAACAAAACTTGCAGTCTTTTCGACCTCCACTGAAATATGATGGCCAGATAGCTGAAGAAAGGGATGCTCGAAGAGTAAAAGTCGCATATGGGGATGAGAAAACTCGATTTCGCATTCAAAATAACTGGAGATATGAAGATTTGGGGCAAGAAATTGCAAAGCGATTTGGTATAGAGGACATGAGTAGATTTGATATGAAGTACTTGGACGATGATTCAGAGTGGATCTTGTTAACATGTGATGCAGATTTAGATGAGTGCCTTGATGTATGTCGCTCTTCACGATGCAGTACAATTAAGCTCTCCCTCCAGCTTTCTCGTCGTCATTTAGAAAGGTTCTCAGGTAGCAGTGGCCCTTCATGA
- the LOC112176615 gene encoding protein NLP5 isoform X2 — protein MEDGVSSPATMLGAPTDSAMDLDFMDELFLDGCWLETIDGAGFPNQSPLSSGAILDSSFFWPTLGTNGNFSTNPFQTSNQEETHTPLFNELQEEAPANMQSPSQNMTDVVRYSGQSGNHIIEGHDFSRGIWIGPIENQVSAPSVMERLKRALVYMKDVMRDKNVLVQVWLPVNRGGRRVLTTNDLLSSLDSSCPRLAKYHDISVNYQFSTGEDSKEFVKGLPGRVFSGKVPEWTPDVRLFRSDEYPRVDDAQRYDVRGTLALPIFEQGSRTCLGVIEVVMTTQKMQYQPELESVCKALEAVDLQSSKNLNTHNLKASDKPYKAALPEIREVLRSACETHNLPLAQTWVLCIQQGKDGCRHSDDNYVHCVSTVDDACHVTYPYIKGFHEACSEHHLLKGQGIVGRAFMTNQPCFSNDITSLAKTEYPLSHHARMFGLHAAVAIRLRSIHTGSTDFVLEFFLPVDCRDPEQHKKMLTSLSFIIQNICRSLRVVTDKELKEETDLPVSEVIVPSDPRPSGISSFAEVQQTDNDVSIFPKEKARKMPSAKSSKLRPQDLNKKEGVDCVGEFSTFGEGSFSSVGASKTGEKRRTKAEKAITLEVLRKYFSGSLKDAAKSLGVCSTTLKRICRQHGIKRWPSRKIKKVGHSLEKLQRVIDSVQGASSAFQINSFYTSYPELASPNLSGTSPFSTSKLIDRPRPSDVPPEGGVLSPQATASKSPSSSCSQCSSSSQCCSSKTEQHLPTWSIADNDDPIAGDNRVLKRVRSEAELNDLRQGGVDELMQRSQSHKYLSEQQNLQSFRPPLKYDGQIAEERDARRVKVAYGDEKTRFRIQNNWRYEDLGQEIAKRFGIEDMSRFDMKYLDDDSEWILLTCDADLDECLDVCRSSRCSTIKLSLQLSRRHLERFSGSSGPS, from the exons ATGGAAGATGGTGTTTCATCACCAGCTACCATGCTGGGAGCTCCAACTGATTCCGCAATGGATTTAGACTTCATGGATGAATTGTTCTTAGATGGATGCTGGTTGGAAACAATAGATGGAGCTGGATTTCCTAATCAGAGTCCCCTCAGTTCTGGTGCCATTTTGGACTCCTCGTTTTTCTGGCCTACTTTGGGGACCAATGGAAATTTCAGCACGAACCCATTTCAGACCAGTAATCAAGAAGAGACACATACACCACTGTTCAATGAACTCCAGGAAGAAGCTCCAGCCAACATGCAGTCTCCTAGCCAGAATATGACAGATGTTGTCAGGTACTCTGGTCAATCAGGAAATCATATTATTGAAGGTCATGATTTCAGTAGAGGTATCTGGATTGGTCCCATAGAGAATCAAGTTTCTGCACCGTCTGTGATGGAGAGATTAAAGAGGGCACTTGTGTACATGAAAGATGTCATGAGAGACAAAAATGTTCTTGTACAGGTATGGCTGCCTGTAAATAGAGGGGGTAGACGTGTTTTAACAACTAATGATCTACTTTCCTCACTTGATTCTAGCTGTCCAAGGCTTGCCAAGTATCACGACATCTCTGTGAATTATCAGTTCTCAACTGGAGAAGATTCTAAGGAGTTTGTCAAGGGGTTGCCTGGTCGTGTTTTTTCAGGTAAGGTTCCTGAGTGGACTCCTGATGTTCGATTATTTAGAAGTGACGAGTACCCACGGGTTGATGATGCTCAACGGTATGATGTACGAGGAACTCTTGCCCTTCCGATCTTTGAACAAGGTAGTAGAACTTGCTTGGGTGTAATTGAGGTTGTTATGACCACCCAGAAGATGCAGTATCAACCTGAGCTTGAAAGTGTTTGCAAGGCACTCGAG GCTGTTGATCTTCAGAGTTCAAAAAATTTGAATACTCATAATTTAAAG GCGAGTGACAAGCCCTACAAAGCTGCATTACCTGAGATCCGAGAGGTCTTGAGATCTGCATGTGAGACGCACAACTTGCCCTTGGCACAAACTTGGGTGTTATGCATCCAACAAGGCAAAGATGGATGCCGACATTCTGATGACAACTACGTTCACTGTGTTTCAACCGTGGATGATGCTTGCCATGTGACTTATCCTTATATCAAGGGTTTTCATGAAGCTTGCTCTGAGCATCACTTGTTAAAAGGCCAAGGCATCGTTGGGAGAGCTTTTATGACTAATCAACCATGCTTCTCAAATGATATAACTTCCTTAGCCAAAACAGAGTATCCTTTATCTCACCATGCCAGGATGTTTGGATTGCATGCCGCGGTTGCAATACGTCTACGGAGCATCCACACTGGTTCAACTGATTTTGTCCTGGAGTTCTTCTTGCCAGTGGATTGCAGGGATCCTGAACAACACAAGAAGATGCTAACTTCACTGTCTTTCATCATACAAAATATCTGCCGGAGCTTACGGGTTGTCACAGACAAGGAATTAAAGGAAGAAACAGATTTGCCAGTCAGTGAAGTGATAGTCCCTTCAGATCCCAGGCCTAGTGGTATTTCCTCTTTTGCAGAGGTGCAACAGACTGATAATGATGTCTCAATATTCCCAAAGGAAAAGGCAAGGAAGATGCCGAGTGCGAAATCCTCAAAGTTGAGGCCACAAGACTTGAACAAAAAAGAAGGTGTTGACTGTGTTGGAGAGTTTTCTACATTCGGTGAGGGTAGCTTCTCAAGTGTTGGTGCGAGTAAGACCGGAGAGAAAAGGCGTACCAAGGCGGAGAAAGCTATCACCTTGGAAGTTCTTCGAAAATATTTTTCTGGCAGCCTGAAAGATGCTGCAAAGAGTCTTGGAG TTTGCTCCACAACCTTGAAAAGGATATGCCGACAACATGGGATTAAACGTTGGCCATCTCGAAAAATCAAGAAGGTTGGTCACTCCTTAGAGAAACTCCAACGTGTAATTGATTCAGTCCAAGGTGCGTCCAGTGCTTTCCAAATCAATTCTTTCTATACAAGCTATCCAGAGTTAGCCTCTCCAAATTTGTCTGGGACCAGCCCattttcaacttcaaagctgattGATCGGCCAAGGCCATCAGACGTGCCACCTGAAGGTGGTGTTTTGAGTCCCCAAGCTACTGCATCAAAATCTCCGTCGTCCTCATGTAGTCAGTGTTCCAGTTCAAGCCAGTGCTGTTCCAGCAAGACAGAGCAGCATCTTCCCACATGGAGCATCGCAGATAATGACGATCCAATTGCTGGAGATAATAGAGTGCTGAAGAGGGTCAGAAGTGAAGCAGAGTTGAATGACCTTCGTCAAGGTGGAGTGGATGAGCTAATGCAAAGATCCCAGAGCCATAAATATCTCAGTGAGCAACAAAACTTGCAGTCTTTTCGACCTCCACTGAAATATGATGGCCAGATAGCTGAAGAAAGGGATGCTCGAAGAGTAAAAGTCGCATATGGGGATGAGAAAACTCGATTTCGCATTCAAAATAACTGGAGATATGAAGATTTGGGGCAAGAAATTGCAAAGCGATTTGGTATAGAGGACATGAGTAGATTTGATATGAAGTACTTGGACGATGATTCAGAGTGGATCTTGTTAACATGTGATGCAGATTTAGATGAGTGCCTTGATGTATGTCGCTCTTCACGATGCAGTACAATTAAGCTCTCCCTCCAGCTTTCTCGTCGTCATTTAGAAAGGTTCTCAGGTAGCAGTGGCCCTTCATGA
- the LOC112180040 gene encoding MA3 DOMAIN-CONTAINING TRANSLATION REGULATORY FACTOR 1 isoform X1, translating to MWISRYQPPPQSPKSIFSANATPLAGVAVRNVGQTHSRKPAKRGGGGMGPKLFDAGAKSQIYRNVFNNHHEKLVPSTGGDPSDEYKKDIAYIVREYFRTGSIVQAAWQVRGMPNQYHPSFVKGLVSMAMSRDDEKKEISSSLLSALYADVISPVHIEDGFNLLLRSADVLDAVDILPLFLGRAVVDSILPSAFITSAKEADELEMSSQN from the exons ATGTGGATATCTCGTTATCAACCCCCCCCCCAATCCCCTAAGTCCATTTTCTCTGCCAATGCCACACCACTAGCTGGGGTAGCAGTGAGGAATGTGGGTCAGACACACTCACGGAAGCCTGCAAAGAGGG GAGGTGGTGGCATGGGCCCAAAGCTGTTTGATGCTGGTGCTAAATCCCAGATATATCGTAATGTCTTCAATAATCATCATGAGAAG CTTGTCCCGTCAACTGGAGGGGATCCCTCGGATGAATACAAAAAAGATATTGCCTACATTGTTAGGGAGTACTTCCGCACTGGTAGTATTGTACAGGCAGCATGGCAGGTCAGAGGAATGCCGAATCAGTATCATCCTTCCTTCGTTAAGGGACTCGTTTCCATGGCAATGTCCAGGGATGATGAGAAGAAGGagatttcttcatctttgctttcAGCATTGTATGCTGATGTCATTAGCCCTGTGCATATTGAAGATGGATTCAACTTACTACTGCGCTCTGCTGATGTACTGGATGCAGTAGACATTCTCCCTCTTTTCCTTGGTCGTGCAGTGGTTGATTCTATCCTTCCTTCAGCCTTCATCACCAGTGCAAAGGAAGCTGATGAGCTcgaaatgagttctcaaaattaa
- the LOC112180040 gene encoding MA3 DOMAIN-CONTAINING TRANSLATION REGULATORY FACTOR 3 isoform X2 — protein sequence MFVIGGGGGGMGPKLFDAGAKSQIYRNVFNNHHEKLVPSTGGDPSDEYKKDIAYIVREYFRTGSIVQAAWQVRGMPNQYHPSFVKGLVSMAMSRDDEKKEISSSLLSALYADVISPVHIEDGFNLLLRSADVLDAVDILPLFLGRAVVDSILPSAFITSAKEADELEMSSQN from the exons ATGTTTGTAATTGGGGGAG GAGGTGGTGGCATGGGCCCAAAGCTGTTTGATGCTGGTGCTAAATCCCAGATATATCGTAATGTCTTCAATAATCATCATGAGAAG CTTGTCCCGTCAACTGGAGGGGATCCCTCGGATGAATACAAAAAAGATATTGCCTACATTGTTAGGGAGTACTTCCGCACTGGTAGTATTGTACAGGCAGCATGGCAGGTCAGAGGAATGCCGAATCAGTATCATCCTTCCTTCGTTAAGGGACTCGTTTCCATGGCAATGTCCAGGGATGATGAGAAGAAGGagatttcttcatctttgctttcAGCATTGTATGCTGATGTCATTAGCCCTGTGCATATTGAAGATGGATTCAACTTACTACTGCGCTCTGCTGATGTACTGGATGCAGTAGACATTCTCCCTCTTTTCCTTGGTCGTGCAGTGGTTGATTCTATCCTTCCTTCAGCCTTCATCACCAGTGCAAAGGAAGCTGATGAGCTcgaaatgagttctcaaaattaa